One part of the Thermococcus radiotolerans genome encodes these proteins:
- a CDS encoding DUF120 domain-containing protein gives MKRIEMLILLARRGALGKKIKITLRELANELGISPQSVLRLLEEMEEEGLVDKEVVGRKTYVEISHEGLTFLENLCDAISEALYNGIIIGEVISGIGEGAYYVRQYAHLMREYLGFEPYPGTLNIRVLFPKTVFDAFCGVRPVILPGFVKDGRTFGDVKAYRVQIEDVEGAIVIPSRTVHPPKIAEIVAPVCLRETLGLRDGDRITVRVVKG, from the coding sequence ATGAAGAGGATAGAGATGCTCATACTGCTCGCCAGAAGAGGGGCGCTTGGAAAGAAGATAAAGATCACCCTTAGGGAACTCGCCAACGAGCTGGGAATCTCTCCCCAGTCGGTTCTCAGGCTCCTCGAGGAGATGGAGGAAGAGGGGCTCGTGGACAAGGAGGTAGTGGGAAGGAAAACGTACGTGGAGATCAGCCATGAGGGCCTGACCTTCCTTGAGAACCTGTGCGACGCCATTTCGGAGGCCCTCTACAACGGCATAATAATCGGCGAGGTAATCTCGGGAATAGGCGAGGGCGCGTACTACGTCAGGCAATACGCCCACCTGATGAGGGAGTATCTGGGATTCGAACCGTACCCCGGAACGCTCAACATTAGGGTGCTGTTTCCAAAGACCGTGTTCGATGCGTTCTGTGGCGTTAGACCCGTGATCCTTCCGGGTTTCGTGAAGGATGGAAGAACCTTCGGTGACGTCAAGGCCTACCGCGTTCAGATAGAGGACGTGGAAGGGGCGATAGTAATCCCGTCGAGGACCGTCCATCCCCCCAAGATAGCCGAGATAGTTGCCCCCGTCTGCCTGAGGGAAACCCTCGG
- a CDS encoding methionine adenosyltransferase: MAEKVRNIVVEELMRTPVEMQKVELVERKGIGHPDSIADGIAEAVSRALSREYIKRYGIILHHNTDQVEVVGGRAYPKFGGGEVIKPIYILLSGRAVEMVDREFFPVHEIAIRAAKDYLKKAVRHLDLENHVVIDSRIGQGSVDLVGVFNKAKENPIPLANDTSFGVGYAPLSETERIVLETERLLNSDEFKRKYPAVGEDIKVMGLRKGDEIDLTIAAAIVDSEVQTPEDYLAVKDAIYEAARSVAEEHTERKVNIYVNTADDPEKGIYYITVTGTSAEAGDDGSVGRGNRVNGLITPNRHMSMEAAAGKNPVSHVGKIYNLLSMLIANDIAEQVEGVEEVYVRILSQIGKPIDEPLVASVQVIPKKGYHLETIQKPAYEIADAWLADITKIQKMILEDKLNVF; this comes from the coding sequence ATGGCTGAGAAGGTTAGAAACATAGTGGTTGAGGAGCTCATGAGGACTCCGGTTGAGATGCAGAAGGTTGAGCTCGTTGAAAGGAAGGGAATCGGCCACCCGGACAGCATAGCCGATGGAATAGCAGAGGCCGTCAGCAGGGCGCTCAGCAGAGAGTACATCAAGAGGTATGGAATCATACTCCACCACAACACCGACCAGGTTGAGGTCGTCGGCGGAAGGGCCTACCCGAAGTTCGGGGGCGGTGAGGTCATCAAGCCGATATACATCCTCCTCTCCGGAAGGGCCGTCGAGATGGTTGACCGCGAGTTCTTCCCGGTTCACGAGATAGCCATCAGGGCCGCCAAGGACTACCTCAAGAAGGCCGTTCGCCACCTGGACCTCGAGAACCACGTCGTCATAGACTCCCGCATAGGTCAGGGAAGCGTTGACCTCGTTGGAGTCTTCAACAAGGCCAAGGAGAACCCGATTCCGCTCGCCAACGACACCAGCTTTGGAGTCGGCTACGCTCCCCTCAGCGAGACCGAGAGGATAGTCCTCGAGACCGAGAGGCTCCTCAACAGCGACGAGTTCAAGAGGAAGTATCCTGCCGTCGGTGAGGACATCAAGGTCATGGGCCTCAGGAAGGGCGACGAGATAGACCTCACCATAGCCGCTGCGATAGTTGACAGCGAGGTTCAGACCCCCGAGGACTACCTGGCCGTTAAGGACGCCATCTACGAGGCCGCCCGCTCGGTTGCGGAGGAGCACACCGAGAGGAAGGTCAACATCTACGTCAACACCGCCGACGACCCGGAGAAGGGCATCTACTACATCACCGTCACCGGAACCAGCGCCGAGGCCGGCGACGACGGTAGCGTTGGAAGGGGTAACCGTGTTAACGGCCTCATCACCCCGAACAGACACATGAGCATGGAGGCCGCTGCCGGAAAGAACCCGGTCAGCCACGTCGGAAAGATTTACAACCTCCTCTCGATGCTCATCGCCAACGACATCGCCGAACAGGTCGAGGGCGTCGAGGAGGTCTACGTCAGGATACTCAGCCAGATAGGCAAGCCCATCGACGAGCCGCTCGTCGCGAGCGTTCAGGTTATCCCGAAGAAGGGCTACCACCTCGAGACCATCCAGAAGCCGGCCTACGAGATAGCGGATGCATGGCTCGCGGACATAACGAAGATACAGAAGATGATACTGGAGGACAAGCTCAACGTCTTCTGA
- a CDS encoding endonuclease V, whose translation MINEFDEKLRKIERIQEKLALRVEERPLRPEEVKTVAAVDVSYRGDTARGAFVLCSYPDCEVLRTKVVETEVSFPYIPTFFFLRETRPILLALRGEEFDLLLVEGHGKAHPRGYGLACHIGLLIERPVIGVAKRPLKGVAEKDFRKVGKAYVSVGHLVDLESAVRLIEPLLEGGYPKPLRLADRLSKRGGL comes from the coding sequence GTGATTAATGAATTCGATGAAAAACTCCGGAAAATCGAGAGGATCCAGGAAAAGCTGGCATTGAGGGTAGAGGAGAGACCGCTCAGACCGGAGGAGGTAAAAACCGTCGCGGCGGTCGATGTCTCTTACCGAGGGGACACCGCCAGGGGTGCCTTCGTTCTCTGTTCTTATCCCGACTGCGAAGTCTTGAGGACGAAGGTCGTTGAGACCGAGGTTTCGTTCCCCTACATACCCACATTCTTTTTCCTGCGCGAGACCAGGCCCATCCTGCTGGCCCTCAGAGGAGAGGAATTCGACCTCCTCTTGGTGGAGGGGCACGGGAAGGCACATCCCAGGGGATACGGACTGGCCTGCCACATCGGCCTGCTCATCGAAAGGCCCGTGATAGGGGTCGCCAAGAGGCCCTTGAAGGGAGTCGCGGAGAAAGACTTCAGGAAGGTGGGAAAAGCTTATGTAAGCGTCGGCCATTTAGTCGACTTAGAATCTGCGGTGAGGCTCATCGAGCCCCTGCTTGAGGGAGGCTATCCAAAGCCGCTCAGGCTCGCCGACAGGCTATCGAAGAGGGGAGGCCTATGA
- a CDS encoding adenylate kinase family protein has translation MIIAVSGTPGVGKTTVSKILSERLGYEYVSIKDFALAKGIGEKVGDEIEIDVDELSRAVGEEFSGRDVVIDGHLSHLVPADVVVVLRLHPKMVAERLESRGYPRKKLAENVEAELVDVILVEAIEENENVIEVDTTGKTPDEVVDEILSLLNSGVKRRVGIVDWSWAYDDVVQYLMLGGD, from the coding sequence ATGATAATCGCCGTGAGTGGTACTCCCGGAGTCGGTAAAACCACGGTCTCCAAAATCCTGAGCGAAAGGCTTGGGTATGAATACGTGAGCATAAAGGACTTCGCCCTGGCAAAGGGCATCGGGGAGAAGGTAGGGGATGAAATCGAGATAGACGTTGACGAGCTCTCCCGGGCAGTTGGAGAGGAGTTCTCCGGGAGGGATGTTGTGATAGACGGTCACCTGAGTCACCTGGTTCCAGCCGATGTTGTCGTGGTTCTCCGCCTGCATCCCAAGATGGTGGCCGAGAGGCTCGAATCCAGGGGCTATCCCCGCAAAAAGCTTGCCGAGAACGTCGAGGCAGAGCTCGTGGACGTTATTCTCGTCGAGGCCATCGAGGAGAATGAAAACGTCATAGAGGTGGACACCACAGGCAAAACTCCCGATGAAGTGGTCGACGAGATTCTATCCCTCCTGAATAGTGGGGTGAAGAGGAGGGTTGGAATAGTCGACTGGAGCTGGGCCTACGATGACGTCGTTCAGTATCTAATGCTCGGAGGGGATTAA
- a CDS encoding translin family protein: protein MELKTIIDEIRTVLDEKDALREEALRLTREIVRLSGDAIKALHRGEAEKASDRLKLAGERVKSLREKLREHPDIYFTGYVQSAHQEFVEASLFFAYITGGRFPSPSELGVPHADYALGIGDFIGELRRRFLILLLEGDIGGAEEVYRFMEAIYEELMTLEYPKGLVNIRGKQDQARHILERTLEDLTRAKLSRKLEEKLETAIGKE from the coding sequence ATGGAGCTAAAGACTATCATAGATGAGATACGAACCGTGCTGGATGAGAAGGACGCCCTGAGGGAGGAGGCTCTGAGACTCACGAGGGAGATAGTTCGCCTGAGTGGGGATGCCATAAAGGCCCTCCACCGCGGCGAAGCCGAGAAAGCCTCCGACCGTCTCAAACTTGCCGGTGAGAGGGTAAAGAGCCTGAGGGAGAAGCTCAGAGAGCATCCCGACATATACTTCACGGGCTACGTTCAGAGCGCCCACCAGGAGTTCGTGGAGGCAAGCCTGTTCTTCGCGTACATCACGGGCGGGAGATTCCCGTCACCATCCGAACTGGGGGTTCCGCACGCGGACTACGCGCTGGGAATAGGCGACTTCATAGGGGAGCTGAGGAGGCGCTTCCTGATACTGCTCCTGGAGGGAGATATCGGGGGTGCCGAGGAGGTCTACCGTTTCATGGAGGCTATCTACGAGGAGCTCATGACTCTCGAGTATCCGAAGGGGCTCGTGAACATCAGGGGCAAGCAGGATCAGGCCAGGCACATCCTTGAGAGAACCCTCGAGGACCTGACGAGGGCAAAGCTGAGCAGGAAGCTAGAGGAGAAGCTGGAGACCGCGATTGGGAAAGAATGA